In Alkalihalobacterium alkalinitrilicum, a genomic segment contains:
- the tadA gene encoding tRNA adenosine(34) deaminase TadA, which translates to MDCITNDEYYMQLAIDEAKKAMEIKEVPIGAVIVKADKVIARAYNLRETTKQAQAHAEMLAIEQACRQLDSWRLMDCTLYVTLEPCPMCAGAIVQSRIKRVVYGAVDPKAGCAGTLYDLVNDFRFNHQAEVTNGILADQCAQLLKDFFKTLRQRQKLNK; encoded by the coding sequence ATGGATTGCATAACAAATGATGAATATTATATGCAGTTAGCCATAGATGAGGCAAAAAAAGCCATGGAAATAAAGGAAGTTCCTATCGGTGCAGTCATTGTAAAGGCTGATAAGGTCATTGCTAGAGCTTATAACTTACGAGAGACAACAAAACAAGCGCAAGCACATGCGGAAATGCTAGCAATTGAACAAGCATGCCGTCAGTTAGACAGTTGGAGACTAATGGACTGCACGTTATATGTAACATTAGAGCCATGTCCAATGTGCGCAGGGGCAATAGTGCAGTCAAGGATTAAAAGAGTTGTCTACGGCGCAGTCGATCCTAAGGCAGGCTGTGCAGGAACTCTTTACGATTTGGTTAATGATTTTCGGTTTAATCACCAAGCAGAGGTCACAAATGGAATTCTTGCTGATCAATGTGCCCAATTATTAAAAGATTTCTTTAAAACTTTAAGACAAAGGCAAAAGTTAAATAAATAA